The sequence TAGATTGAATAGAGGCAGCGACTTGCAAATCCTCGTCCAGATATTTTTGCTTTTCGACCAGCTCTGCATTTTTCTCCTTAAGTTCTTTCGATAAAGCACTGATTTTCAAGTGGGTTTGAACGCGGGCCAAGAGCTCGCCCTTATCGCTTGCCCGTGTAATAAAGTCCACCCCTCCCATTTCTAGCCCCTGGATCTTATCCATTGGTTGGGTCAAAGAGGAAAGAAAAATGACGGGAATATCTTTAGTAAGAGGATTTTGTTTTAATTGTTCGCAAACTTGGTAACCATTAAGGCCTGGCATGACAATATCAAGCAAGATTAAATCAGGAGAAGCCTTTACAGCCTGTTCCATTCCCGAAAAGCCATCTTCAGCTTCAATCACTTCATATTGTTTTTCTTTTAAAAACAATGTCAGGATGTCGCGAATGTTTTCATCATCATTGATAATGAGAAGTTTTTCTTTCTTCACATTAAATCTAACCTCTATTTTTAGAATCAATCAGGCGTAAGAAGATGGATTAAAACCGATAATCCCTCATATTTGAGCTTATTTTTCCCTCTCAGCCAACATCAGATAACAGCCACAATCTCAAATATAGGCGATTAGGCGTTTTAATGCACTCTCCTAAGAGACTAGCCTTAAATCCATCATGACTGGATTCAACGACAGCCTTCTTACCTAGCTTATCTGAATACTATATTGATAGTCTGTCATTTACATTCAACGCATTTCCTATCTCTTTCCTTTATCTTAAAAAAGAATTTACATAAAATCCGGTTCATATAGTCTTCATAAATCTTTTTAATTGTATTGGATAGAGACCGGTTGAATTTGAGAAAGGACACATCATGCATGCGCTTATTTTTTTAATCGATAAACAACAATTTGCGTTTGATTTAGCGTGGATAGAAAGGGTCATACGGATTGTTGAGATTACTCCTAAGCCGCATGCGCCTTCCTCCCTTTTAGGAATGATCAATTTGCAAGGGCAAATTATTCCTGTTTTCAATCTGCGCGCTCTCATGGGGCTTCCTCAAAAAGATATAGATTTGAACGACCAATTGATCATCTGCCAAGTGGAGAACCGAAAAATCGCTTTATGGATAGATGCCGTTAAGCAAGTGATTTCTTATTCTCACGACCAGCTTTCTCCCGCAAATGAAATATTTCCAAATGAGGAGGCGAGGAATTGGATTATCAAAAATGAAGACCAGATCACCTTGCTTTATGACCTTCATCAGTTATTAACATTAGAAACATCGTCATAAGGCGGCTTGAAATGCTGACCAAGAAATCAATGGATATACCTGAAGAGATATACGAGCGCTTGATTCAACATTTAAATAAAGAAATAGGCCTTTATTTTTCTAAAAGGAATAAGAAGGATTTAGAGAAAAAATTGCAGCTTGCCGTCAAGGAGTTTGGATTTGAAGATCCTTTGGCTTGTATTGAATGGCTATTGCGGTCTCCTCTTCATAAAGAACAAATCGATATTTTAGCCCGTTATCTGACAATCGGCGAAACCTATTTCTTCCGCGATCCACATTTTTTTGCTCTTCTGGAAAATAAAATATTGCCCGGCATCATTCAAGCTCATCAAAAAACAGATAAAACCATACGTATTTGGTCTGCGGCTTGCGCAACAGGCGAAGAGCCTTATTCTATTGCCATCCTACTCCATCGGCTTATCCCCAAAATAGAAGACTGGAATATTCATATTATTGCAACGGACATCAATACGGGTTTTCTAATTAAAGCGCAACGCGCCCACTATACCTCTTGGTCGTTTCGATCCACTCCTCCCCCTATTATTAAGAACTATTTTGTTGAAAACAAAAAAGATGAATTTGCCCTTATTCCCGCTATTCGCTCCTTAGTCAAATTTAGCTTTTTTAATCTCATGAATTTTCCTTATCACGAAATGCATAGAGAGCTCAATCATTTCGATCTTATCGTTTGCCATAACGTTTTGATCTATTTTTCTCCCGCACAAGTGAAGAAAATTATTCACAGCCTTGTTCAATCCCTTGCGGATGGGGGCTGGCTAAGCGTCTCATCCGTTGAAGTGCCGTTTGTAGAAGATCCGTATCTTAAGGCAATTTCGCATCAGAACGTCACGATTTTTAAGAAAACATTATCTAAAGACCCTCTCTTGGCAGCCACGCCTGCCCTTCCGGCCATTCCCCCCCCGTCCAAGCCATCTTCCCTTTCTCCTCCGGCTTTTAAGGCACCGCCCCAGCAACCAAACAAGCGGGAAGAGTTTTATGAAACTTGTCTTTCTCTTTATCAAGCTGGAAAATATGAAGAGACGACAAGGCTGCTTAACCAGCTTCTAACCCCTTACCTTCAGCAAAGTCAAATTTTAAAAGATAAAATAAAAGAGATTAAGCTTCTCATTCGCGCCTATGCTAATCAAGGCCGCTTGGATTTGGCCCAAGTATGGTGCGAAAAAGGATTGCTGGTCAATAAATTCGATCCTTTGCTCCATTACGCTTATGCCACTATTTTGCAAGAAAAGGGCAATCTCGAAAAAGCCCTTCAGGCCCTTAAGACAGCTTTATATTTAGATCCGGATTTAATCGCCGCTCATTTTTTGGCCGGCATTATTCTAATTAGACAACAAGATAGGGAAACAGCAAATGTTTATTTGCGAAATGTATTAAAACTTCTTAGTCATCGCCCTGCTGAAGAAATTGTTCCTGGAACAGAAGACATGTCCGCCGCAAGATTAACCGAAATCGTGAAAGAATTGGTTAAGGAGAGCGTAAATGAATGATAATAAAAAACAAGACATTCTAAAGGCAAGAGCCAGAAAACTCGCACAGCAAGAAAAAGAAAAGCAAGCAGGCCTAGCCATCGATGTCATCAAATTTCAGCTTGCCAAAGAAAGCTATGCGATTGAATTAAAATATGTTAAAGAAGTTTATCCTTTAAAAGACTACGCGCGCTTGCCCGGCGTTCCCCCCTTTGTTTTTGGCCTGATCAATGTCAGAAGGCGCATTATTTCAGTCATTGATTTGCGGGTTTTCTTTGACTTATCTATGCCTCAAGACACAACGGGGGAAAAAGTCATTATTCTAGAAAACGAAAATATGTCTTTTGCCATTCGCACGGATAAAATTTCTGAAGTGCTCTCCATTCCTTTAGATCAAATTCAACCGCCTCCGCCTACTCTAACAGGCATGCGCCAAGAATTCTTAAAAGGCCTGACAGCAGACGGCACCGTCATCTTGGATGGCAACAAGTTATTATCTGCTCCGAAGCTAATAGTAGAAGAGAAATAGAAAGATGAGGCGCTACAATGACAGATAAAAGGGAAGCAGAATTTCAGGCCAATCTGCTGGCCATGTTCAAGATAGAGGCTGAAGAGCACCTAAAAGCCATTTCAGACGGATTATTAGCGTTAGAAGGCAATTTATCAAATGAAGAAAGAAAAGCCAAGGTAGAAACGATATTTAGAGAATCGCACAGTCTGAAAGGAGCGGCGCGATCGATCAATTACCAGTCTATCCAAAGT comes from Candidatus Protochlamydia phocaeensis and encodes:
- a CDS encoding chemotaxis protein CheW; this encodes MHALIFLIDKQQFAFDLAWIERVIRIVEITPKPHAPSSLLGMINLQGQIIPVFNLRALMGLPQKDIDLNDQLIICQVENRKIALWIDAVKQVISYSHDQLSPANEIFPNEEARNWIIKNEDQITLLYDLHQLLTLETSS
- a CDS encoding CheR family methyltransferase; this translates as MLTKKSMDIPEEIYERLIQHLNKEIGLYFSKRNKKDLEKKLQLAVKEFGFEDPLACIEWLLRSPLHKEQIDILARYLTIGETYFFRDPHFFALLENKILPGIIQAHQKTDKTIRIWSAACATGEEPYSIAILLHRLIPKIEDWNIHIIATDINTGFLIKAQRAHYTSWSFRSTPPPIIKNYFVENKKDEFALIPAIRSLVKFSFFNLMNFPYHEMHRELNHFDLIVCHNVLIYFSPAQVKKIIHSLVQSLADGGWLSVSSVEVPFVEDPYLKAISHQNVTIFKKTLSKDPLLAATPALPAIPPPSKPSSLSPPAFKAPPQQPNKREEFYETCLSLYQAGKYEETTRLLNQLLTPYLQQSQILKDKIKEIKLLIRAYANQGRLDLAQVWCEKGLLVNKFDPLLHYAYATILQEKGNLEKALQALKTALYLDPDLIAAHFLAGIILIRQQDRETANVYLRNVLKLLSHRPAEEIVPGTEDMSAARLTEIVKELVKESVNE
- a CDS encoding chemotaxis protein CheW, whose product is MNDNKKQDILKARARKLAQQEKEKQAGLAIDVIKFQLAKESYAIELKYVKEVYPLKDYARLPGVPPFVFGLINVRRRIISVIDLRVFFDLSMPQDTTGEKVIILENENMSFAIRTDKISEVLSIPLDQIQPPPPTLTGMRQEFLKGLTADGTVILDGNKLLSAPKLIVEEK